The sequence ctttttctgtttctttctttttcatttttttggggAGAGTCCTCAAAATGACCTGACACAGGTGGAAGTGCATGTCTTTCACgagaatatttttcagaatgttGCTGAGGTACTGAGCAACGATGTAAGTCTACTCTGTGGCTGCTAAAGTGGTGTACATCTTCCTCTCTTGAGAGGGAACTGTGAGGCCATCTGCTTTTGTAATGATAATCCTTATGTGACCTGCTGTTGTAAGCTTGACTCAATTTGTCAAAGTCTTTATCACCGTGAGAGaactttctctctctgctgtctCCTGTTGCATGAGATGAATAGTAATCATTGTAATATCTACATTTTTCCCATCTTCGTGGTTCATCTTGATAGTATCTTTCTCTGCTCCAAGTTCTTTCCCCTTTGGAATGGTAATATCTATTCCTATCTTGTTCTGATCTTCCTCGGCTTCGAGATCTGTACTTGGAATATTTTACTGATCTTCTCCCATTATCAGGGCTGTTTCTTTCACTATGGAAAGATCTGTACTTGCTTCCCTCACAATACTCCTGCTTATGACGATTTTGCTTAATAACTTCCACGCTGCGAGAGCACCTTCTCTTGCTGGAATGACcatctgttttgcttctgttttgactctccttctcttcagtaTCAGAATGTTCCCTCTTTCTTCGGTAATGCTCTTTGTCAGTTTTTTTAGTTTCGTGTatctttttcttatcttttttcctgtgcatgGCATCTTCTTCCCATTTTCTATCACCAAATTCTTCATTTGGTCTGGAGAATTGGCTTTCCAAAACTTTATCCAGCTTTGTAATAGATGAGTCATTAACAGGTGGTACCTCTACGTAGTTATTAGATATGTCCTTTGTATCTTGGCATTTATCTGTAATAGCTAAGGAGGAAAGATTTTTAGAACTACATTCACTGTCAGACTTTAGAGAGGAAGTTTGCCGCAAGTCCTCATCAGCCTCAGAAGACTCTTTGAcgtacaaaatattttcttttgaaatgagtTCAGgttcttttgatcttcttggtTTGTCTTTGTCTCCACGGTCCTCAGATCGGTACTGTTCAAGGAATTCATCTTCAGTATCAAAGCATCTTTCCCTAATCTTGTGCTGACCATTGATACTGGGATGTGCATTATCAGCTTTTGTTATAATACTTCCAACTTCTTCTTTGGTAGAAATGGTTTCAGAATCTGATTGAATAAAAGGATTCTCAGCCTCACAGCTGAAGTCAGAAGGAACTTTCCTGGATTCTTCATAGACCAATAGTGCTTCCATCACTACAGTTTCCATAAGAGCATCATTCTCTGTAGACTTCTGAGGTCCTGggacactgcacaaaataaagaCATATTAATATTAAGAGTAAAATCTTGTTaagtaaaaaacagaaacaaacaaacaaacaaacaaagacctCACGACTACAGGAAAACTCTAAAAGATATTCCACGTAGAAACCCAACCTGTGATTATTACACCTTCTTCAGCTCCCAGAGAAAgagttttttcccctcttgcatCTGAAACCATTgcagtaaacaaacaaacacgtGTCTCCTTCCACATGCTGCTCTGAGTAACAGCCGTAATatccaaaatatttgttctccCCCCAtaactgaaaaaacaacagttgaaacttatttttctatCTCTCTCCCAAGAATTTACATTCACATATCCtatgactgaaaaaaacaggaggGGAAGAGCCAATGTTTCTCCATacaatggagaaaaatggaaaaacattctATCAAGAAACAGAAGTTCTCCATGAGGCACCAACCTGCATCAGAGCAATATGCACAGTGCTGATCATTAGTTCTGTTCGTAACACTGGACATACAGTACAGAATTCTACTGATTTAAATCCTTCCATTAAATAGTATTAGTAGacagataaaaccacaaggGACTTCcataaaatcttgttttaccCAGACTGTGCTCATTTTACCTTATTTCCTCTGACAAGCTGTTCAGCTGGCTGTCTGTGAGGGATTCTAAGATTACTTCTTGAGGAACTGGAGGCATAGCTATAGGCATCTGCAATTAAAATGCACAAGtcagcagacagaaaaaatactaTCTGTAGCAGTACTGGAGACTAGTGTTGTCAGGATTTCTCCATTAAATGCTAAACAAGACCACTCTGAGTTACATGCATTATCTACACTTCAAACATAACCCCAACACACACCCCAAAAATCTACTTTATGAAACTTACGGGTTTTTATCTCAGCTGAGCTTAAGTTGACAAGTTCTAATgtcagctcagctctgcaaaTTCTAATGGGATAATATCACAAAGCGTTAAAATCaaatttgtgctgtgttttctcagtatttcaCAGGAATTAGGAACATGATAATACTCCTGAATACATCATAGGTGATAAATTCTAGATGGAGCAAACAACTCACTGTTTCAAGCAAtccatttgttttagaaaagaacATCTCAGAAGGTTTAACAGGTTCAGCTTGGCAAGTGGAATCATCAAGTTTCAGTCCGTTTTCTTTAGATTCATTAACTAAACTAATAGCACCATTTAGTGAATCATTTTTTGGCAGCTCATGCTGGGatctttcttcttcagcatTCTGACAGGAAGAATGGGAATTCTGCAATGTACGGACTACCTTTCCAACCAAAATTCCATTAGAGGATATTACATTgcaattccttttaaataagCCCTTCGACTCCTCCTCAGATTTTCCTGAAGATTCTGCACCGTAAGGGACTGTGTTATCAGAGCTGAGTTTAGGATTTCCATTCACTGTTGGTTCCACGAAAATTTCATCAGAAACTTCTTGTTTGGAAACATTAGTAGTAACTGACATAATAGATGGATTTGAGGTAGACTCTGCTGCAGTGGAATTTGTAATTGTGGATGAAGGAACAGCCTTGTTGAGATCTTCATCCTCCACAGCACTGCTAAGACAGTCAGGCTGTGACACAGTCTGACGAGCAGGCAATTTATTGTGAATACTGATAGtgatcttctgtttttttgatGGATCAGTAATTGAAGGCCTTGTAATTGCCCAGTTTTGAACACAAGCCGTTGGCGGTGCTGAAGATGGCCTTTTTAGGGTGACACCAATGGTATTTGGATCCTCTTTTAAGGATCCATTTCCATTTAAACGGCTTgaattctgtatttataaagaagaaattgcaAGATGGATTAATGCAAACACttgatttaaaatttttaaacaagaaattcCCTACTAAGAATTTCTACAAATGGTCTTAAtacctaaaaagaaaaaaaaaaaaaaaaaaaccactgccCTTTATACATAAATGCAAGTCCAATAAGTGTATTTCATTCCTACTTTTGGTTTACCACATATTGGTACCAAATGAACATCATTTTTGAAAGCCATCCAAACAACTTAACATTACCTAAAACTAttcccaaatatttttatttttccctttaaacaCGCCCTGAAAAGCCTGGAATAATTGTTCTGGTACTCAGGAATAAGAcaatttgttttcactgttttagCTAAAAAGACACtgctaggagaaaaaaaaaaaaaagtcctctctTAAATGATTCAAGGATTAGTACACTCAAATTGTCAAAGAGCATAGCTCTCTGTGCTTTAGAAAGCTGTCTTGGAGGTATAAGGTAATTAAGTAGCACGACTGCACAATTCAGCAGTAGCCACCACTGCTTGAATGACTCCGGCTCTAGCATGAGGGCTGTAAAGAAAGCTGCAGcgtgggaaggaaaacaaaacttagATGCTGAAAACCAAATAGAAACCCCCACACCAAACCCCACACCCACTGTCAGTTTGTTGCCATTATCTGCCCTTCCGCTTCCTTAAATTACCTTAATCATATGAGGAGGAAGTCGTGGTCCCATAAATCCAGCCTGCTTACTATTAGCCCCCCGCTGACCAAGGAATGAACGGGGATAAGATGGTGCTGGTAAGTAAAAAGCACGTTCTCCGAGTGTCAGATCATAGCGCCTTCGGAAAAGAGCAGTGATCTtggtttagtttttcttttggcCTACTCTTGGATTAAATCCCATTCTATAATTTTATAGAAACAGTTCATATGATCTGGAAATGTTCTATACACAAGACTTAACCAAGACTACAAACTGAAAATTAGATAACGGTCTTCCTACTATGACTACCACTTTCAGAGCAATAACTCATTCTTACACCACAGATGACCTTAATTTCTCTTCTCTAAATTAACCAGCTACAGATAACACACATATAGCAATTTACACAAGTGCTGCAGTTTAAGGCCAAGCAACAAAAGATAATAAATGACACAGAGAATTTCAGGTTAGACAGAACTGAAttatacaaataataatttttcctaggatagaaaggaaaacacttgcaaaaaagaaaaatatcaataacAGGAAAGTAAATCTGTTCTGAACACATTTTAGTATTTGTTATTACCTgatataaaaaagtaaataagctTGCTGACCAAGAACTGTTTTAATGTCAGTACGGACTACATTAGCATCATTCATCTGATACCAAAGTCCATTACCAGCCTGCAAATAAAGACAACGATATCTTTAGATGAATTGCatgttttccaaatgaaatcacAGATAGGAACAAAATACACACATATCAAATAAACATGTAATGAAATCTTTTTCCCTAGAAACAGTAGTTACTAGTAACATTTTAATTGGTTTGCCAGCACAACTTTTACCCTGCTAGAAATGATGTTGATATCTACCTTTATGTAGCATACATAGTGTCCTGCGTGACAGTTGATACCATTATGCACCAGCACTGCGTATAAGGCGTAGAGGAGTGGTTCTCCAATTGATTGAGACATGTAGGCTCGAAGGTCCAAATACTCTGGATATTTTACCTCCTAGAGAGACCAAGAAGATATAAAAATTATCCCAGAGTACTTTGTGGACTAGCCAGAGAAAACCACTTCCAAAAAACACAGACTAGAATTATGTGAATATATTTCttgattcattaaaaataagtctTCCCATAAGCAATGTTTAATAATAGAAGTTGCAGAGAACTGTTTTCTGATGAATTAGCCTTCTCAGAGGAAAGCACATCAGTAAAATTCCTGCTTGACAAGAAGCATattaagagaaagaacaagCCATAGTTGTTAGTCTACAATTATtgtctgaaaatattaacaACTTTCAGCTTTGGGAGATGCCCCATTACATGATGATAAAGTTGCATTACAGCAGTAAATATACCTTGTTGA comes from Anas acuta chromosome 15, bAnaAcu1.1, whole genome shotgun sequence and encodes:
- the USP42 gene encoding ubiquitin carboxyl-terminal hydrolase 42 isoform X1 yields the protein MTIVNKPKSSKSKKSSSRRSGKSKKPRTKKMKSRTANWGRIPPAEDSNQVSVAQGRGGAIYCRSSEKSKPFAQRDLIINDGIAPPQRILFPPEKICMDWQQTQSVGVGLYNLGNTCFLNSTLQCLTYTPPLANYMLSLEHNQSCREQGFCMMCTMETHINQALCCTVDAIKPTRVINDLRRIGKHFRFGSQEDAHEFLRYTVDAMQKACLNGSTKLDRSSQATTIIHQIFGGFLRSRVKCLNCKAVSDTYEAFLDITLDIKAVSSVTRALELFVKPEQLDGENCYKCSKCKKMVPASKRFTIHRSSNVLTISLKRFANFTGGKINKEVKYPEYLDLRAYMSQSIGEPLLYALYAVLVHNGINCHAGHYVCYIKAGNGLWYQMNDANVVRTDIKTVLGQQAYLLFYIRRYDLTLGERAFYLPAPSYPRSFLGQRGANSKQAGFMGPRLPPHMIKNSSRLNGNGSLKEDPNTIGVTLKRPSSAPPTACVQNWAITRPSITDPSKKQKITISIHNKLPARQTVSQPDCLSSAVEDEDLNKAVPSSTITNSTAAESTSNPSIMSVTTNVSKQEVSDEIFVEPTVNGNPKLSSDNTVPYGAESSGKSEEESKGLFKRNCNVISSNGILVGKVVRTLQNSHSSCQNAEEERSQHELPKNDSLNGAISLVNESKENGLKLDDSTCQAEPVKPSEMFFSKTNGLLETMPIAMPPVPQEVILESLTDSQLNSLSEEISVPGPQKSTENDALMETVVMEALLVYEESRKVPSDFSCEAENPFIQSDSETISTKEEVGSIITKADNAHPSINGQHKIRERCFDTEDEFLEQYRSEDRGDKDKPRRSKEPELISKENILYVKESSEADEDLRQTSSLKSDSECSSKNLSSLAITDKCQDTKDISNNYVEVPPVNDSSITKLDKVLESQFSRPNEEFGDRKWEEDAMHRKKDKKKIHETKKTDKEHYRRKREHSDTEEKESQNRSKTDGHSSKRRCSRSVEVIKQNRHKQEYCEGSKYRSFHSERNSPDNGRRSVKYSKYRSRSRGRSEQDRNRYYHSKGERTWSRERYYQDEPRRWEKCRYYNDYYSSHATGDSRERKFSHGDKDFDKLSQAYNSRSHKDYHYKSRWPHSSLSREEDVHHFSSHRVDLHRCSVPQQHSEKYSRERHALPPVSGHFEDSPQKNEKERNRKRQYSRAEGSESEIERKRRKIEKELLGDEKMKKYKKLKKKKKSKDKHREKDYKLYDLDFSVLHFDNDNRKRKKKKKKKKHIRKLKGFLEYLDPRFQKKTREKKEESRPPDGSFCEQYRNEGSKQPYKEEKPSSAGESKKYSSTASNEYIKDVDLPSPKHTEFTVINPPEDALQFNTWRITEVIPEEDSSLSKDAELTDGSLQYSN
- the USP42 gene encoding ubiquitin carboxyl-terminal hydrolase 42 isoform X2, giving the protein MTIVNKPKSSKSKKSSSRRSGKSKKPRTKKMKSRTANWGRIPPAEDSNQVSVAQGRGGAIYCRSSEKSKPFAQRDLIINDGIAPPQRILFPPEKICMDWQQTQSVGVGLYNLGNTCFLNSTLQCLTYTPPLANYMLSLEHNQSCREQGFCMMCTMETHINQALCCTVDAIKPTRVINDLRRIGKHFRFGSQEDAHEFLRYTVDAMQKACLNGSTKLDRSSQATTIIHQIFGGFLRSRVKCLNCKAVSDTYEAFLDITLDIKAVSSVTRALELFVKPEQLDGENCYKCSKCKKMVPASKRFTIHRSSNVLTISLKRFANFTGGKINKEVKYPEYLDLRAYMSQSIGEPLLYALYAVLVHNGINCHAGHYVCYIKAGNGLWYQMNDANVVRTDIKTVLGQQAYLLFYIRRYDLTLGERAFYLPAPSYPRSFLGQRGANSKQAGFMGPRLPPHMIKNSSRLNGNGSLKEDPNTIGVTLKRPSSAPPTACVQNWAITRPSITDPSKKQKITISIHNKLPARQTVSQPDCLSSAVEDEDLNKAVPSSTITNSTAAESTSNPSIMSVTTNVSKQEVSDEIFVEPTVNGNPKLSSDNTVPYGAESSGKSEEESKGLFKRNCNVISSNGILVGKVVRTLQNSHSSCQNAEEERSQHELPKNDSLNGAISLVNESKENGLKLDDSTCQAEPVKPSEMFFSKTNGLLETMPIAMPPVPQEVILESLTDSQLNSLSEEISVPGPQKSTENDALMETVVMEALLVYEESRKVPSDFSCEAENPFIQSDSETISTKEEVGSIITKADNAHPSINGQHKIRERCFDTEDEFLEQYRSEDRGDKDKPRRSKEPELISKENILYVKESSEADEDLRQTSSLKSDSECSSKNLSSLAITDKCQDTKDISNNYVEVPPVNDSSITKLDKVLESQFSRPNEEFGDRKWEEDAMHRKKDKKKIHETKKTDKEHYRRKREHSDTEEKESQNRSKTDGHSSKRRCSRSVEVIKQNRHKQEYCEGSKYRSFHSERNSPDNGRRSVKYSKYRSRSRGRSEQDRNRYYHSKGERTWSRERYYQDEPRRWEKCRYYNDYYSSHATGDSRERKFSHGDKDFDKLSQAYNSRSHKDYHYKSRWPHSSLSREEDVHHFSSHRVDLHRCSVPQQHSEKYSRERHALPPVSGHFEDSPQKNEKERNRKRQYSRAEGSESEIERKRRKIEKELLGDEKMKKYKKLKKKKKSKDKHREKDYKLYDLDFSVLHFDNDNRKRKKKKKKKKHIRKLKGFLEYLDPRFQKKTREKKEESRPPDGSFCEQYRNEGSKQPYKEEKPSSAGESKKYSSTASNEYIKDAELTDGSLQYSN
- the USP42 gene encoding ubiquitin carboxyl-terminal hydrolase 42 isoform X4; this translates as MTIVNKPKSSKSKKSSSRRSGKSKKPRTKKMKSRTANWGRIPPAEDSNQVSVAQGRGGAIYCRSSEKSKPFAQRDLIINDGIAPPQRILFPPEKICMDWQQTQSVGVGLYNLGNTCFLNSTLQCLTYTPPLANYMLSLEHNQSCREQGFCMMCTMETHINQALCCTVDAIKPTRVINDLRRIGKHFRFGSQEDAHEFLRYTVDAMQKACLNGSTKLDRSSQATTIIHQIFGGFLRSRVKCLNCKAVSDTYEAFLDITLDIKAVSSVTRALELFVKPEQLDGENCYKCSKCKKMVPASKRFTIHRSSNVLTISLKRFANFTGGKINKEVKYPEYLDLRAYMSQSIGEPLLYALYAVLVHNGINCHAGHYVCYIKAGNGLWYQMNDANVVRTDIKTVLGQQAYLLFYIRRYDLTLGERAFYLPAPSYPRSFLGQRGANSKQAGFMGPRLPPHMIKMPIAMPPVPQEVILESLTDSQLNSLSEEISVPGPQKSTENDALMETVVMEALLVYEESRKVPSDFSCEAENPFIQSDSETISTKEEVGSIITKADNAHPSINGQHKIRERCFDTEDEFLEQYRSEDRGDKDKPRRSKEPELISKENILYVKESSEADEDLRQTSSLKSDSECSSKNLSSLAITDKCQDTKDISNNYVEVPPVNDSSITKLDKVLESQFSRPNEEFGDRKWEEDAMHRKKDKKKIHETKKTDKEHYRRKREHSDTEEKESQNRSKTDGHSSKRRCSRSVEVIKQNRHKQEYCEGSKYRSFHSERNSPDNGRRSVKYSKYRSRSRGRSEQDRNRYYHSKGERTWSRERYYQDEPRRWEKCRYYNDYYSSHATGDSRERKFSHGDKDFDKLSQAYNSRSHKDYHYKSRWPHSSLSREEDVHHFSSHRVDLHRCSVPQQHSEKYSRERHALPPVSGHFEDSPQKNEKERNRKRQYSRAEGSESEIERKRRKIEKELLGDEKMKKYKKLKKKKKSKDKHREKDYKLYDLDFSVLHFDNDNRKRKKKKKKKKHIRKLKGFLEYLDPRFQKKTREKKEESRPPDGSFCEQYRNEGSKQPYKEEKPSSAGESKKYSSTASNEYIKDVDLPSPKHTEFTVINPPEDALQFNTWRITEVIPEEDSSLSKDAELTDGSLQYSN
- the USP42 gene encoding ubiquitin carboxyl-terminal hydrolase 42 isoform X3, which translates into the protein MTIVNKPKSSKSKKSSSRRSGKSKKPRTKKMKSRTANWGRIPPAEDSNQVSVAQGRGGAIYCRSSEKSKPFAQRDLIINDGIAPPQRILFPPEKICMDWQQTQSVGVGLYNLGNTCFLNSTLQCLTYTPPLANYMLSLEHNQSCREQGFCMMCTMETHINQALCCTVDAIKPTRVINDLRRIGKHFRFGSQEDAHEFLRYTVDAMQKACLNGSTKLDRSSQATTIIHQIFGGFLRSRVKCLNCKAVSDTYEAFLDITLDIKAVSSVTRALELFVKPEQLDGENCYKCSKCKKMVPASKRFTIHRSSNVLTISLKRFANFTGGKINKEVKYPEYLDLRAYMSQSIGEPLLYALYAVLVHNGINCHAGHYVCYIKAGNGLWYQMNDANVVRTDIKTVLGQQAYLLFYIRRYDLTLGERAFYLPAPSYPRSFLGQRGANSKQAGFMGPRLPPHMIKNSSRLNGNGSLKEDPNTIGVTLKRPSSAPPTACVQNWAITRPSITDPSKKQKITISIHNKLPARQTVSQPDCLSSAVEDEDLNKAVPSSTITNSTAAESTSNPSIMSVTTNVSKQEVSDEIFVEPTVNGNPKLSSDNTVPYGAESSGKSEEESKGLFKRNCNVISSNGILVGKVVRTLQNSHSSCQNAEEERSQHELPKNDSLNGAISLVNESKENGLKLDDSTCQAEPVKPSEMFFSKTNGLLETMPIAMPPVPQEVILESLTDSQLNSLSEEISVPGPQKSTENDALMETVVMEALLVYEESRKVPSDFSCEAENPFIQSDSETISTKEEVGSIITKADNAHPSINGQHKIRERCFDTEDEFLEQYRSEDRGDKDKPRRSKEPELISKENILYVKESSEADEDLRQTSSLKSDSECSSKNLSSLAITDKCQDTKDISNNYVEVPPVNDSSITKLDKVLESQFSRPNEEFGDRKWEEDAMHRKKDKKKIHETKKTDKEHYRRKREHSDTEEKESQNRSKTDGHSSKRRCSRSVEVIKQNRHKQEYCEGSKYRSFHSERNSPDNGRRSVKYSKYRSRSRGRSEQDRNRYYHSKGERTWSRERYYQDEPRRWEKCRYYNDYYSSHATGDSRERKFSHGDKDFDKLSQAYNSRSHKDYHYKSRWPHSSLSREEDVHHFSSHRVDLHRCSVPQQHSEKYSRERHALPPVSGHFEDSPQKNEKERNRKRQYSRAEGSESEIERKRRKIEKELLGDEKMKKYKKLKKKKKSKDKHREKDYKLYDLDFSVLHFDNDNRKRKKKKKKKKHIRKLKGFLEYLDPRFQKKTREKKEESRPPDGSFCEQYRNEGSKQPYKEEKPSSAGESKKYSSTASNEYIKDN